A single region of the Hippoglossus hippoglossus isolate fHipHip1 chromosome 17, fHipHip1.pri, whole genome shotgun sequence genome encodes:
- the cnn2 gene encoding calponin-2, translating to MTTFNRGPAYGLSAEVKNKIAQKYDLQKEEELRNWIEEVTGETIGPDFQKGLKDGIILCKLINTLQPGSVKKVNHSKLNWPQMENLTNFVKAITVYQLKPHDLFEANDLFECGNMTQVQTTLLALAGMAKTKGCNSRTDIGVKYADKQERMFDEEKMKAGQCVIGLQMGTNKCASQAGMNAYGTRRHLYDPKVQIQPPMDNTTISLQMGTNKGASQAGMTAPGTRRAIYDQKLNTDKCDNSTMSLQMGYSQGASQSGQNFGLGRQICDVKYCPKPGEVASDQNGAAVAQPFVPEFQDEGYQGYQEEEQVYQEEGTDY from the exons ATGACCACGTTCAACAGAGGTCCTGCCTACGGGCTGTCTGCGGAAGTCAAAAACAag ATCGCACAGAAGTATGACCTTCAGAaagaagaggagctgaggaacTGGATCGAGGAGGTCACCGGCGAAACCATCGGCCCTGACTTCCAGAAAGGCCTGAAGGACGGAATCATTCTGTGCAA aCTTATCAACACTCTCCAACCAGGCTCAGTGAAAAAGGTCAACCACTCAAAGCTGAACTGgcctcag ATGGAGAATCTGACGAACTTCGTCAAAGCCATCACTGTGTACCAGCTGAAGCCTCATGACCTCTTCGAGGCCAACGACCTGTTTGAGTGCGGCAACATGACGCAGGTGCAGACGACGCTGCTCGCACTGGCCGGCATG GCAAAGACCAAGGGCTGCAACTCCCGGACGGACATCGGGGTGAAGTACGCAGACAAGCAGGAGAGGATGTTTgatgaggagaagatgaaggcTGGACAGTGCGTCATTGGCCTGCAG aTGGGGACCAACAAGTGTGCCAGTCAGGCAGGTATGAATGCATATGGCACCAGGAGGCACTTATACGACCCAAAAGTTCAAATCCAGCCACCAATGGACAACACAACCATCAGTCTGCAAATGGGCACCAACAAGGGAGCGAGCCAG GCTGGGATGACGGCTCCAGGAACGAGGCGTGCCATTTACGACCAGAAGCTGAACACAGACAAGTGTGACAACAGCACCATGTCCCTACAGATGGGCTACAGCCAGGGAGCCAGCCAGAGCGGACAGAACTTCGGACTGGGCCGGCAGATCTGTGACGTAAAGTACTGTCCTAAACCTGGAGAGGTTGCCAGCGATCAGAACGGGGCAGCGGTCGCCCAACCTTTCGTCCCAGAATTCCAAGACGAGGGTTACCAAGGTTAccaggaagaggagcaggtgTACCAAGAGGAAGGGACGGACTActag